The following are encoded in a window of Schistocerca nitens isolate TAMUIC-IGC-003100 chromosome 9, iqSchNite1.1, whole genome shotgun sequence genomic DNA:
- the LOC126204131 gene encoding odorant receptor Or2-like: METPFSWSSSRGAVLRVNMRHLSLVGVWPLSTFRLYEVYVIIVFAMGVWNFVEGSLCVSYSWRDLEAATLVAANMFTMGCGNVKMLFFTRDRRRYNSMARRVDSLISLQSESCSSDPALEKIVQTSRRRTARLTQGMLIFMASQGLVWFPMPLIGHPGERRLPFAQHLWDNNTAYYELSYTVQCVVGLWMAQISVGMDCLFATIMILVAAQLEVLALRVGKLRVDESGAGEGRRMQSESSVAHDKTYRDLCLCIESHQEILRFVRYLNGVMSPIAMTQFVFSVLVGCLVLFQATYSTDITTVIKCISFLPIPGGQVYLYCWAAHLIIDQADAVSTAAYCCSWVDADPRFKRAMRILISRAQKPLLLTAGYIYPINRGAFLSLVNASYSYYALLGQMNKRSAS; encoded by the exons ATGGAAACGCCCTTCTCCTGGTCCTCCAGCAGAGGCGCGGTCCTCAGAGTGAACATGCGTCACCTGTCGCTCGTCGGAGTGTGGCCTCTGAGTACTTTCCGTCTTTACGAAGTCTACGTCATCATCGTTTTCGCTATGGGCGTCTGGAACTTCGTCGAAGGTTCGCTGTGTGTCTCCTACAGCTGGCGAGACCTCGAGGCCGCAACACTGGTGGCGGCCAACATGTTCACCATGGGCTGCGGAAATGTCAAGATGCTCTTCTTCACTCGGGACCGACGGCGGTACAACTCTATGGCCCGGCGCGTCGACTCGCTGATATCGCTTCAAAGCGAGAGCTGCTCCAGCGATCCTGCGCTGGAGAAGATCGTCCAGACATCCCGCAGGCGAACTGCTCGCCTCACGCAGGGCATGCTGATCTTCATGGCTTCGCAAGGCCTGGTGTGGTTCCCCATGCCGCTTATCGGCCACCCAGGCGAGCGGCGCCTGCCCTTTGCGCAGCACCTCTGGGACAACAACACCGCCTACTACGAGCTCTCTTACACCGTCCAGTGCGTGGTAGGCTTGTGGATGGCCCAGATCAGTGTCGGCATGGACTGCCTGTTCGCGACGATCATGATACTGGTAGCTGCACAACTCGAGGTTCTCGCTCTGAGGGTCGGGAAGCTGAGGGTGGACGAGAGTGGAGCAGGTGAAGGTCGCCGAATGCAGAGCGAATCTTCCGTCGCCCACGACAAAACCTACAGAGACCTGTGTCTTTGCATCGAAAGTCATCAGGAAATTCTCAG GTTCGTCAGGTACCTAAATGGTGTCATGAGTCCAATAGCTATGACGCAGTTTGTCTTCAGTGTTCTCGTCGGCTGCTTGGTGCTCTTCCAGGCAACATAC AGCACTGACATCACTACAGTTATCAAATGCATCTCTTTTCTTCCCATTCCAGGAGGCCAGGTTTATCTTTATTGTTGGGCTGCTCACCTCATAATAGATCAG GCAGATGCGGTTTCGACTGCAGCGTACTGCTGTTCTTGGGTGGATGCAGATCCACGATTCAAGCGAGCCATGAGGATCCTCATTAGCCGCGCCCAGAAACCACTCCTTCTAACTGCTGGATATATCTACCCGATCAACAGGGGAGCATTTCTTTCG